In Malaclemys terrapin pileata isolate rMalTer1 chromosome 22, rMalTer1.hap1, whole genome shotgun sequence, the DNA window TGCTATGCAGCCCCATTACAGAACACTAAGTAGAACCAGAGATCTCTTCCATAGAAAGACTTAGTCAAGCAATGCCTTCTGCCATTCTAAAACTACTATTGATTTACTAAACCAAATTTTTATCCCTTATGAACAGAAGATTAAGAGTAGTAGATGTTCATAACTGGTATTTGTTCATAAAATGCATGCCATCTGTTCTAGTACGAGTTCCACATCGCTAACTACTAACAGAGCTTTTCAAGGGTCATTTCTAAACAATTTAGTTTGGGTGAATGCAAACCAGAAAGTTCAATAAACCCTTGGGCTCAGTTTCCAACCTTGCATGGCTCTCATCACCATTATAAATGTGAAGTTGTCACATTAACTAGTTACAAACTAAATGTGTAGCTCCAGATTTTAGGGTTGCCTATGCCATAGGGCATGTTTCAATAGCCATTTTTTAATTCTACACAAGTGGTGGCAGTGCCGAGTGGGAAGATTTAAGTGTTTGATAACAGTAAGCCACCAGCTATAGTCTCACTAGGAAAGAATATATTGTTAGAGAACGTTATGTTAAATGCTGCATTGTCACCACAAACACTAATgtgaaaaaacccaccaccaaacattaataaaaatagtTACCATTATCTATAGTCTAAACTGATCAGTCACTGAGCCCACTAGTGGTTCCAACTTCAGTACTCATGCATTTTAATCCTTACCATTCAAAAATGTAATGGTAAAGTTTCTCTAGAAGAGTTAAGAGCTATGGCCACCTGGAGACTAATCAAACCATGGGGCAGATATTAGAGATTTTAGGAATTGGTGAGTCAAGGTAAAGTGAGAATCAGCACTGTGCACTCTTTGGAAGTAATTCCTATTTGCATCACTCCTACAAAgtataactatacatataaacatGTTAGAAGAATTGTAGTGCCACTTGTCCAAAACAAGACATCTCCAATTACTGATCACATTCTTCAAGATACAGTTGGGACAGGGAGTAATCATAATACAATACAGAAAGCAAAAAAATACAAGATAGTTTAGTTACATAAAGCAATAGAATTTGTACATAAACTGATAAATACTGTTCTCCATTGTTCACTAATTCCAAGTAGTTATCTGCATGTTAGTTTCTAAATCTATTACTAGAGGACATTCTGGTTTGTGCTCCCTCAAGGTGGTCAATTCATTTCCAAGACTCGTCAGCCTGTTTTCCCAGGGGAAAACTCTGCAATGAAATCAGACTCCTTATGAGGACTTCATTTTGTTGCCTGCCAGATAACGAGTCCTAAGATTACAGAAGCCACAGCAAGGCCAAGAATCAGGATGCAGATCTTCTTACGAGATTTCTTCTATTGAAAGAAATAGAACAAAAAATATTGACACTAAAACAGCAGATGACAGAAGACTCAATGAGTTCGGCTAATTACAGAGTTCTGGACAGGAGACAGCAGCGAAAGTAGAAGCACAGCACATCTATCCTGACTCAGGAGGAGAATGGAAAAAATTCCCAGAGAACAGATTACACTTTGTTTAAATCAGTGTGCTTTATGGACTCAAACCAAAAATGCTCAGGGTTAACAGCATATAGAACTAGGAGGTGATGCAGTCAGAACACGGTTGGACTCAACTCCTGCTGCTGTCAAAAAAGAGTGAGCCGTATTTGAAGCTGGCTGAAACAATAGTGGAAAGCGAGCAAGCTTGCGTTTTAAAATGCCTAGCAGACCATGCTATGATAGAACACACCGGCATGACTTGTACAGAAGTCATACCTCTCCCAGCTATTAGGATTCTTTGAGGGCATCAATAAGGCATGATCAAATAACCAATTTACCTGTGTATTGCGCCTCCCCTTGTGTGCCTGAACTGGCTGTTACAAGAAGCTTCTTGGAACCATGCAAATGATGTGTGGGTGAATTCATGAGCCACGATTTCTGCTCTTTGATGTAATGGCCTCTGCTCTCTGCATTGTACTCTATCCCCATCCTGACCTGGAGGCTTGTAATATACCCGGTCATGAACACAGACGTGCAGCTGTTTTAAAGTTTACCCACTGCAGCCTTATAGAGTCTCACTTGCCTTGGGAAACCTCCTACTGTGTGTAGGTAAGTATGACCAATGCCTACAACGCATGCAGATTCTAAACTCCTATGTTGAAGAGTCCAGCCCTGGTGTTTGTGAAATTGTGAAGAAGTCCTAGGACACAATGATATCGCAAGCTGCTGGATGGCGAGAGCAGCTGGAGTGGGAGCTCCAAAACCATAGTTCAGGTCGAGAGCAAGCAGAGGAACAGCTACCGCCACTAGCATGGGCCCTTTTCCTTCCTCTCAGCGGAAGCCAGGATCAGACCACTGCTGCTCTACTGCACTGTAGCCTCTTCTTACCCGTCTCCATATGTCTCCTCCCCTGAACCAAGCATGCCCAGTTCCTTAGCCATAGCCTCTCTACACAAGGGAGCAGCTGAAGCAGAACCGTAGTCCTGCCACAGGCTCTTGAACtgcaagcacggcaggcaggaggACAGGTGCATGCCATCAGGCCAACACTAGTGATCTAATCAAAGTGGCCAAAATGAGGGGCTTTGAAAAGTTGCTGAGAGAGATTTGGTAGGTCAGGAAAAAGAACTGATGACTGTTCAGGTGCAAGGGGGAAGAATGAATGAGTGGGTGGTGACCAAGTAGGCTGGGGGGGGAACTGAGCAGCAAATGGCAAGATGATGCAAGTTGAGGCATGTGGTGGGACACTATGTCAAGGAGTGGGTGGGAAAGAAATCAGCTGTTAAGTTTTTTTGTGAATGGGGTTGTGTGTGTTGGTATCTATGTTAAGTATTGGGTAGTAAATTTTTGCCTGGGCTGGTAAACTCACAGATTTACTGTATCAGTCTGAAGATCAGCCTTGTAATGTTTCCACTGTAACACATAACCTGCTTCTGCTAAGGAATGTTCTCCATTATCTTTtaatatctgttttttttttttttttaaatgcaatactGAAGACAAAACCCAGCAGCTACCTTCAGCTATTCTCCAGGTCTATGCACCCCCCATTATATCCCCTGCATGATGGAGAAGGCTGAGTAGAGGGGTCCCAAAGGGAACCCATGGTTAATTTCTAGTATCTTATTGATAAGCCAAGTAGTACACGTGGCAGCATCTTTTCCTGGAGATGGTGTTCATTAGAAGAGTTAGTCCCACCTCAGCTCCTGCTAATTTTGTGAGACTTGCCTGACTGGTTGCAGAAGTGGGTATGTTTGCCTTGTTCTGTGCAATATGGCGATAGCACCGGTCAATATGTATGACAGTGCAAAGCACACAAAAGAGTTTACCTGATAATAAGCAGCTCTCTGTAACTGTTCACTGGCTCTTTCCACGTGCACTTCTGAACTTTCCACATTTGCTTCTATGCTATCTACACAAGTGTAAGGGGAGAGAACTCAAGTTATATTAAAAGTCAATTCAGAACTGCAGAattaaagattaacagaatatGCTATCATATGGCATTTATATAGAATAGCTGCAATGGTTTAAATCAGCCACTCTCAGTTTTTCCATATACATTGAATTTAAAATGTGGAATAGGTGTAGAATAAAGCCAGATAAAAGAGAGGAGTTATATTTCAGAGCATCTGTTGTCCAAGTGTACTTACCAATCATGTCTCCTTGATCATGAATCATCATAGCTAAATCCTTAAATATCTGATTGACATCCAAAATGTCTGCCTGAAGACAACAGTTTGACAAGTTACAACAGGTATAGATCATATTTTTCCAAAGCTAGTTTCTTCTTTGCTCAAAGGTCAATTTTAGGAATACTGCCCAAGGCTTAACAGACTAAACACCCTCTATAAAAAAATTCCCATCCTACATGgatgttgattttcagtggttGTGGTAACAGTTTTTTCTACCTCATGAGAGATGAAAGCTTTCAAGACTTATACACCAACTACAGCAGAGAACAAGCTTCATGGGTTGTCCCAGGGCACTAGTAATTAGCACAGTGTGGGATTCatatgaacatttttattaaggCGTCACTCCTACCATCTTTGGAGCATCGCTGATGGGTGCTGGAGGGACCTGCACACAGCCCTCTTCAGCTAGGTCACTCACCTAAGCATCAGTGTCTCTAGAAGGAGCTCTGGGCCTACTGAACTCCCAGCTCTCTTGATCCCTCCCCACAAATAGACGAGCCTAGAGCACATTACCTGGCCCTTTTATTTAGGACAGGGCTGCGAATGATAGGCTCTCGAGCTCACCTCCAACTGCCTGATTGCCGTTTCCCTCTCTTTAATGAGTTCAAGGTCCTGTTCAGTTATTGCTACATCTTCTTCTTGAGACTGCATTTGATTCCAGTCTTCATTACTGCAGAAAGAACACAGACTAAGAACCTGTTCCTCCTGAGCAGTAGATACTTCCACTCCCCATTCATGCCACAATGCCAGTGAATTATAGAAAGCTTCCCCCGGGgacaaaaaaaacaaatcagGAGTGGATTTAAACCTTTAGTACAAGTAGATAGATTCTGGTATTACAGTTGAACTTCGAGACAAATTGGACTAGTGAGGACAGGTTACTGAAGGGATGAAGAGTGGGTTTTGCATAAGGATACTTCAAAATCTCAGTAAAGAAACTAAAAGTTGGTTTGTGTAGGATGCTTTGTTCTAAGATGTAAGTGTTCCTTATGGCTATATACTGGGAAACTTTGTATTTCCTATTGTGTTTGGGGCTGTGTGTTGTTTATAGGGCACCCAAAGAACAAAAGGCACAGATGGAAATCTTTATGGAAGGCAACCTGCAAGCATGTTGTTTTGAGTACTAGGCAGAGCATGCCATGCATGGGTCTGGGTTGAATGATACCTACTGGATGCATGGCATTGGAGGTCAAAATAAAGCCCATGGTATTTTAGTCCACTACCCAAgaactgcaaatgaaaaaaaaaaaaccaccagcaGAGATGTTAAAGCAAGCCAGTCATCCCTACTCCCAAATCACCTGCATCCTGGAGAGACAGCATTAGTAATAGCATTGTGCAGGCTAGGCACTATTTATGGACAAACCAGCAAGTGCAatacaagaccctgttttcacaCATTTAGGATGAGGAGAGGTGTCCTCCTGCTTCTCCACTCAAGAGTAAATACTTTGGAAAGGTGTACCAAGATTCCATGTCTGAGTTAGTGCACAACCCTCCAGCAGTTTTCGCTAGCTAGTAAGTTTCAAGACCTCAGAGTGCCAAAATACATTAAGAGATGCTAATTATCTCTGGGAGGGCCAACAGCCAACATGTGAAGTAGCCTAGTTTTAATAGTTTAATGTTTGGAAGCTGTATACCACCACAATAAGGTTTACAAATTAACTACATACGGAAATGTTTTATATGGTGTAGGAATTGGGTTTCCTGGACTCTATGCACCAAGTTAGTGATAATGCTGCATTAATGTAGTTTCTTGTAGTAACGTATTAATTACACAGAGATGGAAGTGATAAAATGCATCCAGGGAATGCAAGGGGTAGTAGTTACCTATCAAACGAGACCAGCTGCTCCTCTTTGAGTCTCTCATCAGTCTGGAAGAGAGGAATGGCTCATTACTGTCACAAACTGCAGGCATCATGGACACAGCCAACCACAGCAAGGTAGGACACTTACTATATGGAGCTGAAGAGTTGTAACGTACTAGTGTGAGTACCTTTAAGATGCTTGTGCTCCTTTGGTTTTTAGACATAAGCTACAGGGGCACTGCAAGTCAGAGGCCACTGAAAGGGGCCCCCTAAAAAGTCTGCTTAAGTCCTTTGTAATTGCTTGTTAATTCCTTTATCCACATACAATAAGTGTTTTGGTGCATTTACTTCTAAAGCCATCAGCTCATGGATTATGACAAACTTCAGCAAGAGAACAGAATTACGAATCAATATTCCAAGGGGATTAGACAAAGCAGGGGAGGAAGTGGGCAAGAGGGattgaaaaaaatgctttggTTGTCCATTTTATTAGGAACGCTTCTTAGTAATCACAGGGACTTACAAGAGACAGAGACAATATCACCAGAACAGGATTTAACCAACCATGGATAGGAAGAAAATTGGAAATTGCACTGAGGAAGCAGTTGGACAAAGGGGGCtcaagggaaggggaaaagggagaTGGAGAGAGTGTCTGTCAAAAGGCAGCTCAAGGTCGGACAAAATTTAAGAGGTATTTTTAGAGAGCTATAGGCCAGTGTTGACAGTCTTATTGCGGGCCTACCAGCGGTGCTTTGGTTCCCCTCTCCACATATACCTGGACATGCCtgactttcctcctcctcctccactattGTGAGCAGGCAAGACACAGAGACTTTTGGCCTTCTGTGCTTCAGAGTACAAAGAGCTAGTACACAGACACTGCTCAGTGACAGTGCAGACTGACAGTTCTGAAGTCTTCAGCCATGCATACATATGAGCTAATCGATCTCAATAGTTTGGTGTCCACCTCCCACAAAATACAAACATGCACATTTTCGTTTGTCACAGAAGTCCAAATATTTGAGTGAAAGGTGCCTTTGTAATAAAGACTTCAGAGCTCGCTGAGCTCATTATACAACTCCTCTTAAAATACTTACCGAGAGACGAGAGCCAGCCCGTGCCCTGGCTACAGTTTCCTTCTCCTT includes these proteins:
- the STX12 gene encoding syntaxin-12, whose amino-acid sequence is MSYGPLDACRPGGPQGQPPPRDFSGIIQTCSANVQRIAQYTSQIKNLMSQLGTKQDSSKLQENLQQLQHSANRLAKETNEYLKELGSLPLPLSASEQRQQKLQKERLMNDFSAALNNFQAVQRRVSEKEKETVARARAGSRLSTDERLKEEQLVSFDSNEDWNQMQSQEEDVAITEQDLELIKERETAIRQLEADILDVNQIFKDLAMMIHDQGDMIDSIEANVESSEVHVERASEQLQRAAYYQKKSRKKICILILGLAVASVILGLVIWQATK